A region from the Triticum aestivum cultivar Chinese Spring chromosome 3D, IWGSC CS RefSeq v2.1, whole genome shotgun sequence genome encodes:
- the LOC123075978 gene encoding GDSL esterase/lipase At1g28580, protein METTRGFLGLPSWCIVLLCLAAGWMVAAEAAALPQYYNAIFSFGDSFSDTGNFVIINSGKLPNMPKFPPPYARCSNGRLVIDFLAERLGVPLLPPSANKGTNFSQGANFAVMGATALDLKYFRDNNVWSIPPFNTSMNCQLEWFQEVKETICSSPQECKEFFGKALFVFGELGGNDYSFAWKAEWSLEKVKTQMVPKVVESIIGGIEALLDEGARHVLVPGNLPAGCIPITLTMYPSEDRSDYDPRTGCLKKFNGVALYHNAVLRVALNQLQRRRPDSRIIYADYYTPYIQFARTPHLYGYKRGALRACCGGGGPYNYNMSSSCGLPGATVCDDPDAHVSWDGIHLTEAPYRFIANTWLKGPYAHPPLASVVRDDMVY, encoded by the exons ATGGAGACGACGAGGGGGTTCTTGGGGTTGCCGTCGTGGTGTATCGTCCTCTTGTGCCTGGCCGCCGGTTggatggtggcggcggaggcggctgcgTTGCCGCAGTACTACAACGCCATATTCAGCTTCGGCGACTCCTTCTCCGACACGGGCAACTTCGTCATCATCAACTCCGGCAAGCTGCCCAACATGCCCAAGTTCCCGCCGCCCTACGCCCGCTGCTCCAACGGCCGTCTCGTCATTGACTTCCTGG CCGAGAGGTTGGGAGtgccgctgctgccgccgtcggCGAACAAGGGCACCAACTTCAGCCAGGGCGCCAACTTCGCTGTCATGGGCGCCACCGCGCTGGACCTCAAGTACTTCAGGGACAACAACGTGTGGAGCATCCCGCCCTTCAACACTTCCATGAACTGCCAGCTCGAGTGGTTCCAGGAGGTTAAGGAGACCATCTGCTCCTCCCCACAAG AGTGCAAGGAATTTTTCGGGAAGGCGCTTTTCGTGTTCGGCGAGTTGGGCGGCAACGACTACAGCTTCGCGTGGAAGGCGGAGTGGAGCTTGGAAAAGGTGAAGACCCAGATGGTGCCCAAGGTGGTGGAGTCCATCATCGGCGGCATCGAGGCTCTGCTCGACGAGGGCGCGCGGCACGTGCTTGTGCCGGGCAACCTCCCCGCTGGGTGCATCCCCATCACGCTCACCATGTACCCGTCCGAGGACCGTAGCGACTACGACCCCCGCACCGGCTGCCTCAAGAAGTTCAACGGCGTCGCCCTCTACCACAACGCCGTGCTCCGCGTCGCCCTCAACCagctccagcgccgccgcccggaTTCCCGCATCATCTACGCCGACTACTACACCCCCTACATCCAGTTCGCACGCACACCTCACCTCTACG GGTACAAGAGGGGAGCCCTGAGGGCGTGCTGCGGCGGCGGGGGCCCGTACAACTACAACATGAGCTCGTCGTGCGGGCTGCCCGGTGCCACGGTGTGCGACGACCCAGACGCGCATGTCAGCTGGGACGGCATCCACCTCACCGAGGCGCCCTACCGCTTCATCGCCAACACCTGGCTCAAGGGCCCCTATGCGCACCCGCCCCTCGCCAGTGTCGTCCGCGACGATATGGTCTATTAA